A genomic stretch from Sporocytophaga myxococcoides DSM 11118 includes:
- the pbpC gene encoding penicillin-binding protein 1C produces MKRRSKIYLGILTLLLFLFLLFWFSLPSKLFKDPTSTILEDKKGELLAAKIASDGQWRFPDNDSVPNKFALSIITFEDKNFQNHVGVDFLSIGNSAWQNIKSRRIVRGGSTLTMQVIRLSRKNKRRSFFEKLIEITQALRLELTLSKKEILTLYASNAPFGGNVVGLEAASWRYFNAPSSQLSWAEAAALAVLPNSPALIFPGKNEVIFLKKRNRLLKSLYKNGYLDHISYELALKEPLPGRPYALPIIAPHLLAYSEKKGMKGKRISSTLNIHLQKTVNKILAHHQERLSANGVYNAAALILDVKTGKVLTYGGNILSDKIDDHGYSVDIIQARRSTGSILKPLLFGMLLSEGKLLNTSLVADIPTLIGGYAPKNYFLTYDGAVAFKQSIARSLNVPAVRILQEYGVEKFHHNLKKLGMTTLNKPHTHYGLSLILGGAEGTLWDLAGIYRNMASSLNDYHLIHKFRLKTEKPSFTPEQEKQNYCTVLDAGSIWLTFEAMNEVSRPEEDASWRDFSSAYKIAWKTGTSYGNRDAWAIGCTPQYVVAVWAGNADGEGRPDLTGIGSAAPILFDIFKHLKSQQWFLQPFNEMVQTEVCLKSGFKAGENCEEHTIQWTQKAAHLSGLCPYHKLVHLDVTEQYRVNGECESVRNMHTKTLFVLPPAMEYYYKNKNASYKTLPPYREDCMAYVTNKSFDILYPSNGSKIFIPVEIDERKGKTVFEVAHRSPGKELFWSIDNIYIGTTKDFHQLAVNPDPGEHYLTVTDQSGESKRVKFEVIER; encoded by the coding sequence ATGAAAAGGAGAAGCAAAATATATCTAGGTATACTTACACTTCTCCTTTTTCTATTTTTACTATTTTGGTTTTCCCTTCCTTCGAAGCTTTTTAAGGATCCTACCAGCACAATACTTGAAGATAAAAAAGGTGAACTACTTGCAGCAAAAATTGCTTCAGACGGACAATGGAGGTTTCCTGACAATGATTCAGTTCCGAATAAATTCGCTTTATCCATAATAACTTTTGAAGACAAGAATTTCCAGAATCATGTTGGAGTAGATTTTTTATCTATTGGCAATTCTGCCTGGCAGAATATAAAAAGCAGAAGAATAGTAAGAGGGGGAAGTACTCTTACTATGCAGGTTATAAGACTGAGCCGAAAGAACAAGAGAAGGTCATTTTTTGAAAAGTTAATAGAAATCACGCAGGCTCTAAGGCTTGAACTGACTTTATCTAAAAAAGAAATACTAACACTTTATGCCTCAAATGCCCCTTTTGGCGGCAATGTTGTTGGACTAGAAGCCGCATCATGGAGGTATTTCAACGCTCCCTCAAGTCAACTCTCATGGGCTGAAGCCGCAGCACTTGCAGTTTTACCTAACAGTCCTGCACTTATTTTTCCGGGAAAAAATGAAGTAATCTTTTTAAAGAAAAGAAACAGACTTCTCAAAAGTTTGTATAAAAATGGCTATCTCGATCACATATCATATGAACTGGCATTAAAAGAGCCATTACCAGGCAGGCCGTATGCTTTACCAATTATTGCACCTCATTTGCTTGCCTATTCAGAGAAAAAAGGAATGAAAGGTAAGCGTATTAGCAGCACTTTAAATATTCACCTTCAAAAAACAGTAAATAAGATACTAGCTCATCATCAGGAAAGATTATCCGCAAATGGTGTGTATAATGCAGCAGCTCTTATTCTTGATGTGAAGACTGGTAAAGTCCTCACTTATGGTGGCAATATACTGAGTGACAAAATTGATGACCATGGCTATAGTGTAGATATTATTCAGGCAAGGAGAAGTACCGGAAGCATTCTTAAACCATTGCTGTTCGGCATGCTTCTTTCAGAAGGAAAATTATTGAACACATCACTGGTTGCTGATATTCCAACACTTATCGGTGGATATGCGCCCAAAAATTATTTTCTCACTTATGATGGAGCCGTGGCATTCAAGCAGTCAATAGCGAGATCACTTAATGTACCCGCAGTGCGAATTCTGCAGGAATATGGGGTTGAAAAATTTCATCATAACTTGAAGAAGCTTGGCATGACAACACTTAATAAACCTCATACACACTATGGGTTATCACTGATATTAGGAGGTGCAGAAGGTACTCTTTGGGATCTTGCAGGAATATATAGAAACATGGCATCTTCATTAAATGATTATCACCTTATTCATAAATTCAGATTAAAAACAGAGAAGCCATCTTTTACTCCAGAACAAGAAAAACAAAACTATTGTACTGTTTTAGATGCAGGATCTATTTGGCTCACCTTTGAAGCTATGAATGAAGTTTCAAGACCAGAAGAAGATGCTTCTTGGAGAGACTTTAGTTCAGCATATAAAATTGCTTGGAAAACAGGAACAAGTTATGGCAACAGGGATGCCTGGGCTATCGGATGTACGCCCCAATATGTTGTCGCTGTGTGGGCCGGAAACGCAGACGGAGAAGGCAGACCTGACCTTACTGGAATTGGTTCTGCAGCTCCCATATTATTTGATATCTTTAAACATCTTAAATCACAACAATGGTTTTTGCAGCCATTTAATGAAATGGTTCAGACAGAGGTATGTTTGAAAAGTGGATTTAAAGCTGGTGAAAATTGTGAAGAACATACCATTCAATGGACGCAAAAGGCAGCTCATCTTTCCGGTTTATGTCCATATCATAAGCTTGTTCATCTGGACGTAACAGAGCAGTATAGAGTAAACGGAGAATGTGAATCTGTTAGAAATATGCACACAAAGACTTTGTTTGTCCTTCCTCCTGCTATGGAGTATTATTATAAAAACAAAAATGCTTCATACAAGACATTACCACCATATAGAGAAGATTGCATGGCCTATGTAACCAATAAATCATTCGACATACTGTATCCTTCCAATGGTAGCAAAATATTTATTCCTGTAGAGATAGATGAAAGAAAAGGCAAGACTGTTTTTGAAGTAGCTCACAGAAGTCCTGGAAAGGAGTTATTCTGGTCCATAGATAACATCTATATAGGAACAACTAAAGACTTTCACCAGCTTGCTGTGAATCCTGATCCTGGGGAACATTATCTGACTGTTACAGATCAATCCGGAGAAAGCAAGCGGGTTAAATTTGAAGTAATTGAAAGATGA
- a CDS encoding alpha-2-macroglobulin family protein, which yields MSLKTLLSGSKIKVILSSVLAIAAIGGGVYWYASKNKAKGEYKFNPAFKAYVSSFTGGIISRESPIRISFISEIVKPEEINNPLQTDLFSFSPSIKGTTKWIDKSTIEFVPEEPLNPGQSFDAKFEIGEVMQMPEDLQTFDFAFQTIPQTFDVYVEGLRTYEVTNFASQKLLGILSTADVVDNATLEKVLTASQDGKTLSITWTHENDRKTHRFQVEKIQRKEAAGTVVLTWDGTPIQSETKGTETIEIPAIGEFSIVSARAVQGEEQYAEIQFSDPLDPNQDLQGLIQITDVPDFNIVKDENVLKLYPPVRQIGNKTITVNEGVKNIKGKALGKTQTLDINFEEIKPSVKLTGKGVILPSTDGLIFPFEAVSLKSVNVKVIKIFENNVTQFFQVNKYDGNSEIKRVGKVILKKNISLNNTNPNDYGKWKRYALDISTLIKTEPGAIYQIKIGFDKKDIFYSCDASEEAVSEATGQTTLEDNEDDIIEENESSYWDYSEEYYNEEYDYSERENPCHNSYYGEYRSVSRNIFASDLGIIAKAGSSGNLVFVVTDLKTTKPVEGAAVEVYDYQQQLLSQDKTNGDGVLTIDLKKKPFLVKVKKEEQIGYLKMDDQSALAVSNFDISGAKVQKGIKGFLYGERGVWRPGDSLFLTFILEDKLHNLPKNLPVNFELTNPSGQVIKKLVSSNSVEGFYNFSTTTSPEDPTGNWTATVKVGGATFSYPLKIETVMPNRLKINLDFGTDKITAGGSSLKGDLNVKWLHGAVAKNLETDVTVQLAKGETKFNKYSDFIFDDPAKKYEGEPIEIFKGRIDQDGNATVNAHLEAGDNAPGVMTANFKVRVMEEGGASSIDRFSMPYYPFTSFTGIRVPEGDKARNMLLTDTSHTIEIVSLDPNGNLVSGMNIQMELYKIEWRYWWEKGEENLSAYLDNNYKQALVRENVVTINGKAKWQFRVNYPEWGRFYIRAKDTKSGHSTGKIVFIDWPGWAGNSRERNQGGAALLSFSSDKPKYNVGETARLSIPGSSEGRALISIESGAKVLQTQWMETKKGNNNFEFKVTEEMTPNIFVNVTLIQPHAQTLNDLPIRLYGIIPITVENPQTILAPVISMKEELRPEEDFTVSIKEQNGKPMIYTLAVVDEGLLDLTHFKAPDPHDHFYAKEALGVNTWDMYDYVIGAYGERIDKILSIGGDGELKGSEGNKTNRFKPVVKFIGPFSLASGGSATHTLKMPQYVGSVKAMVVAGNPDGAYGKAEKAVPVRKPLMVLATLPRVLGPEESVALPVNIFAMTKNVKNVNVTIKANNMFEPIAESSKSITFNQPGDEVVNFYLKAKPAAGKGSVSVTAISGKERAEYNVDIDIRNGNTEITKVYENVLSSNASWNSDFTPFGLAGTNKATLEISVIPPINLGKRLRYLVHYPYGCVEQTTSSVFPQLYVLELMQPTEDMKRMVEKNVKAGIQRLKLFQLPDGGMTYWPGQSSYEAWATNYAGHFMVEAEKKGYALPQGFLNNWKKSQKKEARNWNYDAYNDDLTQAYRLYTLALAGDPEIGAMNRLRESRNLSSPAKWRLAAAYHLAGQTEVAKNLVSTASLTVKDYREMDNTYGSTLRDKAMILEVLSIMNMKAQAAPLAKEISAALSSDKWLSTQETAYCLMAITKFANVSAPGTKVSFAYSVNNSKPVTAMTDMKIAEVDLKPNVNPFNLQVKNNSNGVAYARVLLTGTPKPGMEEAAENNLGISVRYLSKDGAEIDVDKLEQGTDFIAEVSVSNPGLRGDYQQMALKQIFASGWEINNSRLDNFTEKTKEEKRRRYTYYGDEESENEEEAEETTSNGLPLADAPTYRDIRDDRVYTFFDIKANEKKTFRVMLNAAYLGRFYLPATYAEAMYDGSINATVPGKWVEVFKAGENISLK from the coding sequence ATGTCCTTAAAAACATTACTCTCAGGCAGTAAGATAAAAGTTATCTTGTCCTCAGTATTAGCTATTGCAGCAATAGGCGGAGGCGTCTACTGGTATGCTTCAAAAAACAAAGCTAAAGGTGAATACAAATTCAACCCGGCATTTAAAGCCTATGTCAGTTCTTTCACCGGCGGTATAATATCCAGAGAATCTCCAATCAGGATTTCTTTTATTTCTGAAATTGTAAAGCCAGAAGAGATTAACAACCCCCTTCAAACAGACCTATTCAGCTTCTCTCCATCCATAAAGGGAACTACAAAATGGATAGATAAAAGCACTATTGAATTTGTTCCGGAGGAGCCTCTCAATCCGGGACAATCGTTTGATGCCAAATTTGAAATAGGAGAAGTTATGCAGATGCCTGAAGACCTTCAGACTTTTGATTTTGCATTTCAGACCATACCCCAGACCTTTGATGTATATGTAGAAGGATTAAGGACTTACGAAGTTACAAACTTTGCCTCTCAGAAGTTGCTTGGCATACTAAGTACTGCCGATGTTGTAGATAATGCAACCCTTGAAAAAGTATTAACTGCAAGCCAGGATGGTAAAACACTCTCAATTACCTGGACACACGAAAACGACAGAAAAACTCACAGATTTCAGGTTGAAAAGATCCAAAGGAAAGAAGCGGCAGGAACTGTTGTCTTAACGTGGGATGGCACTCCTATTCAGTCTGAGACTAAAGGAACTGAAACTATAGAAATTCCGGCTATAGGAGAATTCTCTATCGTATCTGCAAGAGCTGTACAAGGTGAAGAGCAGTATGCAGAAATTCAGTTTTCTGATCCACTTGATCCAAATCAGGATCTTCAAGGCCTCATCCAGATTACTGACGTACCTGATTTCAACATTGTAAAAGATGAGAATGTATTAAAGCTTTATCCTCCGGTAAGACAAATTGGCAATAAAACTATTACTGTAAATGAAGGTGTTAAAAATATTAAAGGCAAAGCTTTAGGAAAGACACAAACGCTTGATATTAACTTTGAAGAAATAAAACCTTCTGTTAAACTAACTGGCAAAGGCGTTATTCTTCCTAGCACAGATGGTCTTATATTCCCATTTGAAGCAGTAAGCCTGAAATCGGTTAATGTAAAAGTTATCAAGATCTTTGAAAACAATGTTACTCAGTTTTTCCAGGTAAACAAATATGATGGCAACAGTGAGATTAAAAGAGTTGGAAAAGTTATTCTGAAAAAAAATATCTCATTAAACAATACCAATCCCAATGATTATGGTAAATGGAAAAGATATGCTCTTGATATATCAACCTTAATCAAAACTGAGCCAGGAGCTATTTACCAGATTAAAATAGGCTTTGACAAAAAAGACATTTTCTATAGTTGTGATGCTTCTGAAGAGGCCGTTTCTGAAGCTACAGGGCAAACTACTCTGGAAGACAATGAAGATGATATTATTGAGGAAAACGAATCCAGCTATTGGGACTACAGCGAAGAATATTATAACGAGGAATACGACTATTCCGAGAGAGAGAATCCATGCCATAATTCTTATTATGGCGAATACAGATCTGTTTCAAGAAACATTTTTGCTTCCGATCTTGGCATAATCGCTAAAGCTGGTTCTTCAGGAAATCTTGTATTTGTAGTCACCGACCTTAAAACAACCAAACCTGTTGAAGGAGCTGCCGTTGAAGTTTATGATTACCAGCAGCAACTGCTTTCTCAAGATAAAACTAACGGTGATGGTGTTCTTACTATTGATTTAAAAAAGAAACCTTTTTTAGTTAAGGTTAAGAAAGAAGAACAAATTGGTTATCTGAAGATGGATGATCAATCGGCGTTAGCTGTCAGCAACTTCGATATATCAGGAGCCAAAGTACAAAAGGGAATAAAGGGATTTTTATATGGAGAAAGAGGAGTTTGGAGACCGGGAGATTCTTTGTTTCTAACTTTTATTCTTGAAGACAAACTTCACAACCTTCCTAAAAACCTGCCAGTAAACTTTGAATTAACCAACCCATCAGGTCAGGTAATAAAGAAGCTAGTATCCTCTAATTCAGTGGAAGGATTCTACAACTTCAGTACAACCACTTCACCTGAAGACCCAACTGGTAACTGGACTGCAACTGTTAAAGTTGGCGGAGCCACTTTCAGCTATCCATTGAAGATAGAAACCGTAATGCCAAACAGACTTAAAATAAACCTTGATTTTGGCACAGATAAAATCACAGCGGGAGGTTCGTCTCTCAAAGGTGATTTAAATGTAAAATGGTTGCATGGGGCAGTTGCAAAGAATCTTGAGACTGACGTGACAGTTCAACTTGCAAAAGGTGAAACCAAGTTTAACAAATACTCTGATTTCATCTTTGATGATCCGGCTAAAAAATATGAAGGTGAACCAATTGAAATCTTCAAAGGCAGAATAGACCAGGACGGTAATGCAACGGTGAATGCACACCTGGAAGCGGGTGATAATGCTCCGGGCGTGATGACAGCCAACTTTAAAGTAAGAGTAATGGAAGAAGGTGGTGCCTCAAGCATTGACAGATTTTCTATGCCATATTATCCATTTACATCTTTTACAGGTATTAGAGTTCCAGAAGGCGACAAAGCCAGAAACATGCTGCTCACGGATACTTCACATACAATTGAAATAGTAAGTCTTGATCCTAATGGGAATCTTGTATCAGGAATGAACATCCAGATGGAGCTATATAAAATAGAATGGAGATACTGGTGGGAAAAAGGAGAAGAGAACCTTTCAGCATATCTGGACAATAACTATAAACAAGCTCTTGTAAGAGAAAATGTAGTCACTATCAATGGAAAGGCAAAATGGCAATTCAGAGTGAACTACCCTGAATGGGGTCGTTTTTATATTCGTGCTAAAGATACGAAAAGTGGCCATAGCACTGGGAAGATTGTATTTATAGACTGGCCAGGATGGGCTGGCAACTCAAGAGAAAGAAATCAAGGAGGCGCTGCATTACTTTCTTTTTCTTCAGATAAGCCGAAATATAATGTAGGAGAAACCGCTCGTCTCTCAATTCCGGGAAGCAGCGAAGGTAGGGCATTGATTAGTATTGAATCAGGAGCTAAAGTACTGCAAACCCAGTGGATGGAGACCAAGAAAGGTAATAATAATTTTGAATTCAAAGTTACTGAAGAAATGACTCCAAACATCTTTGTTAATGTGACATTGATTCAACCACATGCACAAACGCTTAATGATCTTCCGATTAGGTTATATGGTATAATTCCTATAACCGTTGAAAATCCACAAACGATTCTCGCCCCTGTTATCTCAATGAAAGAAGAGCTAAGACCGGAAGAAGACTTTACCGTTTCCATAAAAGAACAAAACGGCAAACCTATGATATATACGCTTGCTGTTGTAGATGAAGGATTGCTCGATCTTACTCATTTTAAAGCCCCAGATCCGCATGACCACTTCTATGCTAAAGAAGCACTTGGTGTAAATACATGGGATATGTATGACTATGTCATCGGTGCATATGGAGAAAGAATAGATAAGATATTAAGCATTGGTGGTGACGGTGAACTCAAAGGCAGCGAAGGAAATAAAACCAACAGGTTTAAACCTGTTGTAAAGTTTATAGGACCTTTCAGCCTCGCATCTGGTGGCTCAGCAACACATACATTAAAAATGCCACAATATGTGGGCTCTGTGAAAGCAATGGTTGTAGCAGGAAACCCAGACGGGGCTTACGGAAAAGCAGAAAAAGCTGTTCCGGTAAGAAAACCATTAATGGTATTGGCAACACTTCCGAGAGTACTTGGGCCTGAAGAATCTGTAGCATTGCCTGTGAACATTTTTGCCATGACTAAAAACGTGAAGAATGTTAATGTCACGATAAAGGCTAATAATATGTTTGAGCCAATTGCAGAGAGTTCAAAAAGCATAACATTTAATCAGCCTGGAGATGAAGTTGTAAACTTCTATCTAAAAGCGAAACCGGCAGCAGGTAAAGGTTCTGTTTCTGTAACTGCAATAAGCGGAAAAGAGAGAGCGGAATATAATGTTGACATAGACATCAGAAATGGTAATACTGAAATTACCAAAGTGTATGAAAATGTCCTTTCTTCAAACGCTTCCTGGAATTCAGATTTTACGCCATTTGGATTAGCAGGAACAAACAAGGCAACACTTGAAATATCAGTAATACCTCCGATAAACCTGGGTAAACGTTTAAGATATCTGGTTCACTATCCTTATGGATGTGTAGAGCAGACAACATCGTCTGTGTTCCCTCAATTATATGTACTTGAGTTGATGCAGCCAACAGAGGACATGAAAAGAATGGTTGAGAAGAATGTTAAAGCAGGAATTCAACGCCTTAAGTTATTTCAACTACCCGATGGAGGAATGACCTATTGGCCAGGACAAAGTTCTTATGAGGCCTGGGCAACCAATTACGCAGGTCATTTTATGGTAGAAGCAGAGAAAAAAGGATATGCACTTCCTCAAGGTTTCCTCAATAACTGGAAGAAGAGCCAGAAGAAAGAAGCCCGCAACTGGAACTATGATGCATATAATGATGACTTGACTCAGGCATATAGATTGTATACACTGGCACTTGCGGGTGATCCTGAAATAGGCGCAATGAACAGACTAAGAGAATCAAGAAATCTCTCTTCTCCTGCTAAGTGGAGACTTGCTGCCGCATACCATCTTGCAGGACAAACAGAAGTCGCTAAAAACCTGGTAAGTACTGCCTCTCTTACTGTGAAAGATTACAGAGAAATGGACAATACTTACGGATCAACCTTAAGAGATAAGGCCATGATCCTTGAAGTATTAAGCATCATGAATATGAAAGCGCAAGCTGCACCACTTGCAAAAGAAATCTCAGCGGCATTGTCTTCAGATAAGTGGCTGAGTACGCAGGAAACAGCTTATTGTCTGATGGCAATAACAAAGTTTGCTAATGTTTCTGCTCCTGGAACTAAAGTAAGTTTTGCTTATTCTGTCAATAACAGTAAACCAGTTACTGCAATGACAGATATGAAAATTGCTGAAGTTGATTTGAAACCAAATGTAAATCCATTCAACCTTCAGGTTAAAAACAACAGCAATGGTGTCGCATATGCCAGAGTATTACTTACAGGCACACCAAAGCCAGGAATGGAGGAAGCTGCTGAAAACAATCTTGGAATTTCCGTTCGTTATTTGTCAAAAGATGGAGCAGAAATAGATGTTGACAAACTTGAGCAGGGCACTGACTTCATTGCTGAAGTTTCTGTTTCAAACCCTGGACTCAGAGGAGATTACCAGCAAATGGCGTTAAAGCAGATCTTCGCATCAGGATGGGAAATTAATAATTCCCGTTTAGATAACTTTACTGAAAAGACTAAAGAAGAAAAGAGAAGAAGGTATACTTACTATGGCGATGAAGAATCAGAAAATGAAGAAGAAGCTGAGGAAACAACCTCTAACGGACTTCCATTGGCAGATGCTCCCACTTACAGAGATATAAGGGATGACAGAGTGTATACTTTCTTTGACATAAAGGCAAATGAAAAAAAGACGTTCAGGGTTATGCTGAATGCTGCATACCTTGGAAGATTCTACCTTCCGGCTACTTATGCGGAAGCTATGTATGATGGTTCTATCAATGCAACTGTGCCAGGGAAATGGGTAGAAGTATTTAAAGCAGGAGAAAATATTTCTCTTAAGTAA
- a CDS encoding M1 family metallopeptidase, with protein sequence MYLRFFSIILSLQFIYHCGRSQTKSFTRYDTLRGSLSPLRACYDVHFYNLKLQIDPDKKHIMGSNSIHFKVIEPFIRVQVDLYSTLRVDSIRHHNETLNFERDSNAVFINFKNALKPYSLDSISIYYSGNPFEARNPPWEGGFIWSKDTEGKPWVGVSCEGDGASLWWPCKDHPSDEADSVQLTFSVPKGLKCISNGNLEQEVCGKDFHTYKWKVHYPINNYNVTLNIGNYAEIKDEYIRADSSTLDLRYYVLQKNKDKAWEYFQQVKPMLKCFEQYFGKYPFPKDGYALIETPYLGMEHQSAIAYGNKFRKNMLGYDYIVIHESAHEWWGNNVSACDHGDLWIQESFTTYAEALFVECMFDFTSSVNYLFRQRNYIKNSEPIKGPSNVNYHYWKDSDMYYKGSWMLHTLRSVIDNDSLWFSILKEIQHQFSQKQICSDELINFISQKGMINLRPFFDQYLLHTDIPIFEYKVKRKKNKFYLVYRMRASVNGFTIPVKLKLQSGKAIVLIADQQFKKVELEENDLEDFKIPTDLYYISSEKLN encoded by the coding sequence ATGTATTTAAGATTTTTTTCTATCATTCTTTCACTTCAGTTTATCTATCACTGTGGACGATCTCAGACAAAATCTTTTACCAGATATGATACACTTCGAGGAAGCCTTTCCCCATTGAGGGCATGCTATGATGTTCACTTTTATAATTTAAAACTTCAGATTGACCCTGATAAAAAACATATAATGGGAAGCAACTCTATCCACTTTAAAGTAATAGAACCCTTCATAAGAGTTCAAGTAGACCTTTATTCAACACTTAGGGTTGATAGCATCAGACACCATAATGAAACTCTTAATTTTGAAAGAGACAGTAATGCAGTATTTATAAATTTTAAGAATGCATTAAAGCCTTATTCATTAGACTCAATTTCCATTTATTATTCGGGAAATCCTTTTGAGGCAAGGAATCCTCCTTGGGAAGGTGGCTTTATATGGTCTAAGGATACTGAAGGCAAGCCATGGGTGGGTGTGTCATGTGAAGGAGACGGAGCAAGTCTGTGGTGGCCATGTAAAGACCATCCTTCTGATGAAGCAGATAGTGTTCAGCTGACTTTTTCTGTACCCAAAGGATTGAAGTGCATAAGCAATGGAAATCTGGAGCAGGAGGTCTGCGGAAAAGATTTTCATACCTACAAATGGAAAGTCCATTATCCCATTAATAACTATAATGTGACCTTAAATATAGGAAACTATGCAGAAATCAAAGATGAGTATATAAGAGCAGACAGCAGCACTTTAGATCTCAGATATTATGTACTTCAAAAAAATAAAGATAAGGCCTGGGAATACTTCCAACAGGTAAAGCCCATGCTAAAATGCTTTGAGCAATATTTTGGTAAATATCCTTTTCCTAAAGACGGTTATGCTCTTATTGAAACCCCTTATCTCGGAATGGAGCACCAAAGTGCTATTGCATATGGAAATAAGTTCAGGAAAAACATGCTTGGATACGACTACATTGTTATCCATGAAAGTGCACATGAGTGGTGGGGGAACAATGTTAGCGCATGTGACCATGGGGATCTCTGGATTCAGGAATCATTTACGACTTATGCCGAAGCGTTATTTGTCGAATGCATGTTTGATTTTACTTCATCCGTAAATTACCTGTTTCGACAACGAAACTATATTAAAAACAGCGAGCCGATAAAAGGTCCTTCAAATGTCAATTACCACTATTGGAAAGATTCGGACATGTACTATAAAGGTTCATGGATGCTCCATACATTAAGATCTGTTATAGACAATGATAGCCTGTGGTTTTCTATTCTTAAAGAAATACAGCACCAATTCTCTCAAAAGCAGATATGTTCTGATGAATTGATAAATTTTATTTCTCAAAAAGGAATGATTAACTTGAGGCCGTTCTTTGATCAGTACTTATTACACACTGACATTCCGATATTTGAGTATAAGGTAAAAAGAAAGAAAAACAAATTCTACCTTGTTTACCGTATGAGAGCATCTGTGAATGGCTTTACAATTCCTGTAAAATTAAAATTACAAAGCGGGAAAGCGATAGTGCTTATAGCGGATCAACAATTTAAAAAGGTCGAATTAGAAGAAAACGACCTCGAAGATTTTAAAATCCCCACAGACTTATATTATATTAGCAGCGAAAAATTAAACTAA